One Sodalinema gerasimenkoae IPPAS B-353 DNA segment encodes these proteins:
- a CDS encoding DUF1131 family protein, with amino-acid sequence MIPGKHLATVLALLLGFGCGGPSQGEATQPTPTSPGEVLVQTPSPQLTNAGWGEISGDTPFEGDRIQDKLSQYRVETGVISREGLSYPVIEVFEGDTRVAQLDPKDPNRPEEGILRITLEDSSIAGPDGVRVGMTWGETPGREQFNCFSGEGPTTGYLICTPPNAPQLQYLYRLTGGEVGDRTPIDRLIWLNI; translated from the coding sequence ATGATTCCAGGGAAACATCTGGCGACGGTCCTGGCCCTGCTGCTGGGGTTCGGCTGTGGTGGGCCCTCGCAGGGTGAGGCGACTCAACCCACGCCGACGAGTCCTGGGGAGGTGTTGGTGCAAACCCCATCCCCCCAGTTGACGAATGCTGGTTGGGGAGAAATTTCTGGGGATACGCCGTTTGAGGGCGATCGCATTCAGGATAAATTGAGCCAGTATCGGGTGGAAACTGGGGTCATCTCCCGTGAGGGACTGTCCTACCCGGTGATTGAGGTCTTTGAGGGGGACACTCGGGTGGCGCAACTCGACCCAAAAGACCCCAATCGTCCTGAGGAGGGGATTCTCCGCATCACCCTTGAGGACTCTTCGATCGCCGGGCCCGACGGGGTGCGGGTGGGGATGACTTGGGGAGAAACTCCTGGCCGGGAGCAATTCAACTGTTTCTCCGGTGAAGGTCCTACGACGGGGTATCTGATTTGTACTCCCCCCAATGCGCCCCAACTACAATATCTTTACCGTCTAACGGGGGGTGAGGTGGGCGATCGCACTCCCATCGATCGCCTCATCTGGCTGAACATTTAA